Part of the Caulifigura coniformis genome, GCGAATCGATCGCCTGCTGCGACGCGATCACGCCCCCCTTCAGTGAGTCGACCTTCCCCGCCGTCATCAGGGCCGCGGCCGAGTTCGCGACTACGATGTCGCGGCGTGGTCCCGGGCGGCCATCGAAGATCGCCCGGATGATGTCCGCACTCTCCTGCGGGGAACGGGCGACGAGATCCGCCGGCGTGCACGTCGGGAGCCCCAGGTCCGTCGCGGTCCAGCCGGAGACTGACGTCTTCGAGCCGGTCACGTCGATCACCCGCGTCGTCCCCCACAGCGACACTTCATCCAGCTGGTCGGCCCCGCACACGACGAGGGTCCGCGTTGTTCCCAGTCGGGCAATGGCGCCCGCGAGTTTTTCCGCCGTCGAATTGCGGCTGGCGCCGATCAGCTGAAACTCGGCTTTCGCAGGATTCGACAGAGGTCCGAGCAGGTTGAAGATCGTGCGGAAGCCGAGCGATCTGCGGACTTCCGCGACATGCTTCATGGCCGGGTGCAGAACGCGGGCGAAGCAGAAGCCGATTCCGATTTCGTCGATGCACTGGCCCGCCTGTTCGGCCGAGATCTGCAGGTTGACCCCCAGCGCCTCGAGCACGTCGGCCGACCCGCTCGAACTCGACGCCTGGCGATTCCCGTGCTTGGCGACGGGAATCCCGCAGGCGGCCGCGACAATCGCTGCGGCAGTGCTGATATTGAACGAGTGGAGGCGATCGCCCCCGGTTCCGCAGGTGTCGAGAAGCTTCTGGCGGGTGACCGGCACGGACGTCGCCTTCTCGCGCATGACGGTCGCCGCCTCGGCGAGGTCCTGGTCGGTCTCGCCGCGGAACGCGATCGCTGTCAGCAGCGATCCGATCTCGGCGTCGCTGCATTGGCCATTCATGAGGGCCGTGATGGCTGCGCGAAGCGCGCCGGGCGGAAGCGAATTCTGCGCGAGGAGCGGTTCAACAACGGCGGCGATGTCCTGGTGCATGTTCGTCTGAAGTCGCCGCTGTCGATCGGAGAAAAAGCAGGAGGCGCGGTGGATGTTGTCGGTGGAGGGTGTCAGTTCCACGAGCGGCATCGATGCTGCCCGGAAACCTGTCGCCGGGTGGGAATCACGATTCGGTCGGGTATCCGGCTTCTTTCCAGCCGCTCCATCCGCCGTCCATCGAAATGACGTTCGTGTACCCCATCTTCTGGAGGGCGTCCGCCGCGAGCGCGCTCCGGAAGCCTCCGCCGCAATAGAGCACGATCGGCGCGGCCGGTTCGGGAATCTTCTTCTCGATGTCGCGCTCGATGACCCCCTTGCCGATGTGCTGCGCGCCCGGCAGATGGCCCGCGGCGTATTCGCTTTCCTCGCGGACATCGACCAGGTGGAACTTCTCCCCGCTGTCGAGCCGCTGTTTCACATCGGCGACCTGGCATTCCTGCACGCGCGATTTCGCGTCGTTGACGATGGCGAGGAACTGGGGCGTGTGCTGCTTGGCCATGGAAAATTTCCTTGTCGCGGGAAGTGACCGGCCAGTCTACCGAAAAACGGCGTTGCGCGCAGCGAAGCACCCCGGCTGCACGGATGCAGCCGGGGTGCGACGAGCGTTGGCAAGCTTCGTGGTTCAGGCGTTCGCCTGACGTGTGCAAAAGTGAGTCGGTCGTTCGTTCAGCGGTCCAAGGGCTATGCAGCGGGTGGATCAGTGGATGTCGTTCTGGCCCGCACAGAAGTCGCACCCGTCTTCGAAGGAACTGCAGCTCTTTCCACCCTTGTGGCCGTAAGCTCCCGAGACCGAGAAGCCCTGGTTCATCGCCGAGAATGCCGAGCCGACATCTTCGAGTTCGTTGTTGATGTTGAGGCTGACTTCCGAGAGTCCGACGACAAGGCCAAGGACGGCGATGGTCGAGATCAGCACGAGTTCGGCGGAAACGATGAAACCAGCTTCGTCGCGGACCAGCTTGTTGATGAGGTTCGTCATGGGAGGAGTCTTGATTTCTTGTCAGTCAGGTGGTGGTGTGTGTTTCGTGAAAGGGTGTAAAGCGAAGTGAATGCCACTCGTGCCTTGGCGCTCAGGATCCTTGTCGCGCCCAGCTGTGGATCACACTCGCAAGAGCCTTTGCAGAAATGGTTTAAGTGCGGTTCGCAGAATTCTCTGGCACGCGTTCGGCACGGCCAGAGCGCGCCAAGGCATGTTGACGCGCGGCAACATCGCGCCGGACCACAGGGGCCAAAAAGAGGAGGCGGGAGCAATAATCGCTGACGCCAATGCGACTTCCGCCGCAGGTGGCCTTCAGGCAACATGATGCCGGCCGGCAACGCCCTCCGCGCGCGCCGCCGGACCCCGATTTTCAGACCCGTTCAGGATGCGAGACGTGGACAAGGACAAGCTGATTCGCGACTACCTCGAAGGCGTCACCCAACTGCAGGACTCGGTCGCCCGGCTGACCGATGAGCAACGGCGCTCGCACCCCGTTGCGGGAA contains:
- the trpD gene encoding anthranilate phosphoribosyltransferase, yielding MPLVELTPSTDNIHRASCFFSDRQRRLQTNMHQDIAAVVEPLLAQNSLPPGALRAAITALMNGQCSDAEIGSLLTAIAFRGETDQDLAEAATVMREKATSVPVTRQKLLDTCGTGGDRLHSFNISTAAAIVAAACGIPVAKHGNRQASSSSGSADVLEALGVNLQISAEQAGQCIDEIGIGFCFARVLHPAMKHVAEVRRSLGFRTIFNLLGPLSNPAKAEFQLIGASRNSTAEKLAGAIARLGTTRTLVVCGADQLDEVSLWGTTRVIDVTGSKTSVSGWTATDLGLPTCTPADLVARSPQESADIIRAIFDGRPGPRRDIVVANSAAALMTAGKVDSLKGGVIASQQAIDSRAAADKLEELIRWTQKRPS
- a CDS encoding branched-chain amino acid aminotransferase, producing the protein MTNLINKLVRDEAGFIVSAELVLISTIAVLGLVVGLSEVSLNINNELEDVGSAFSAMNQGFSVSGAYGHKGGKSCSSFEDGCDFCAGQNDIH
- a CDS encoding rhodanese-like domain-containing protein codes for the protein MAKQHTPQFLAIVNDAKSRVQECQVADVKQRLDSGEKFHLVDVREESEYAAGHLPGAQHIGKGVIERDIEKKIPEPAAPIVLYCGGGFRSALAADALQKMGYTNVISMDGGWSGWKEAGYPTES